One Pseudoalteromonas sp. UG3-2 DNA window includes the following coding sequences:
- a CDS encoding gamma-glutamylcyclotransferase family protein — protein MTDRNIINFSFGSNMSTARLLARLPQAQLLGVGKLSGYRLTFDMLSTDGSAKCSITTCHPSSEVYGVLYALNHAEKRRLDEIEGSRYHCRNLAVEHLGYGHVEAWCYIANTFIEQQLPYDWYVQHVLAGAREHQLPSDYINAIADQQHHIDPDTTRRARELAIYNF, from the coding sequence ATGACGGATAGAAATATAATTAACTTTAGTTTTGGCTCGAATATGTCAACCGCAAGGTTGTTAGCGCGTCTACCGCAGGCGCAGCTGTTGGGGGTCGGCAAACTGAGCGGTTACCGCTTAACCTTTGATATGCTCAGCACCGATGGCTCAGCTAAGTGCAGTATTACTACTTGCCATCCTAGCAGTGAAGTGTATGGCGTGCTGTATGCGCTAAATCATGCTGAAAAACGCCGTCTCGATGAAATTGAGGGCAGTCGCTATCATTGTCGCAATTTAGCGGTTGAGCATCTGGGTTACGGCCATGTCGAGGCATGGTGCTATATTGCCAATACGTTTATTGAGCAGCAGCTGCCATATGACTGGTATGTGCAGCATGTTTTGGCGGGAGCCAGAGAGCACCAACTGCCGAGTGACTATATTAACGCGATTGCAGATCAGCAACACCATATAGACCCTGATACCACTAGGCGTGCAAGGGAGCTGGCAATTTATAACTTTTAA
- a CDS encoding 5-carboxymethyl-2-hydroxymuconate Delta-isomerase, whose amino-acid sequence MPHFVLEHSDNLPIETAALVSQVQQFACAYGLFDPASVKTRAMAFGDFQLGNDKQGFIHLQIHLMAGRTTAQKQDLAEAALKLLQAKVPEQFALSVHCYDLLPEIYRKN is encoded by the coding sequence ATGCCCCACTTTGTGCTCGAACATTCAGATAACTTACCTATTGAAACCGCAGCATTGGTTTCACAAGTGCAACAATTTGCTTGTGCTTATGGCCTGTTTGACCCAGCCTCAGTAAAAACTCGCGCCATGGCATTTGGTGATTTTCAATTAGGAAATGACAAGCAAGGTTTTATTCATTTGCAAATTCATTTAATGGCGGGCAGAACCACGGCGCAAAAACAAGATTTGGCAGAGGCCGCACTTAAGTTGTTACAGGCTAAGGTCCCTGAACAATTTGCGTTATCGGTGCATTGCTACGATTTATTACCCGAGATATACCGCAAAAACTAA
- a CDS encoding pseudouridine synthase, producing the protein MKFPCRLEKFLSHVAELPRSKVKAIIKKGRVTVNDETVKKGDIQVRAEDRITLDGERLEYLGLRYFMLNKPAGYVCANKDDLYPTVFDLLDEPNLKDFHVAGRLDIDTTGLVLITNDGEWSHQITAPKKQKFKTYVLESRDELTPEALLDLQQGVELHGEKHPTLPAKVEQLDKYALRLSICEGKYHQVKRMLAAVGNQVVELHRESIADIELDPDLAAGEYRPLSDAEVATINGN; encoded by the coding sequence ATGAAGTTTCCATGTAGATTGGAGAAATTTTTGAGCCATGTTGCCGAGTTACCGCGCAGCAAAGTAAAAGCAATTATTAAAAAAGGGCGGGTTACCGTCAACGACGAAACCGTCAAAAAAGGCGACATTCAGGTACGTGCTGAAGACCGTATAACACTGGACGGCGAACGGCTAGAGTACCTTGGTTTACGCTATTTCATGCTCAATAAGCCAGCCGGTTATGTGTGCGCCAATAAGGACGATTTATACCCAACCGTGTTTGATTTGTTGGACGAGCCGAACTTAAAAGATTTTCATGTCGCAGGTCGCTTAGATATAGACACCACAGGATTAGTACTTATTACTAACGATGGCGAGTGGTCGCATCAAATCACCGCCCCTAAAAAACAAAAATTTAAAACCTATGTGTTAGAAAGCCGTGATGAGCTGACGCCTGAGGCACTGCTTGATTTACAACAAGGAGTTGAGCTTCACGGCGAAAAGCACCCCACTTTGCCGGCAAAGGTTGAGCAACTTGATAAGTATGCATTGCGCTTGTCTATCTGCGAAGGAAAGTATCACCAAGTGAAGCGAATGTTGGCTGCAGTTGGCAATCAAGTTGTTGAACTTCATAGAGAAAGCATAGCCGACATTGAGCTAGATCCAGACCTTGCGGCGGGCGAATATCGGCCATTAAGCGATGCCGAAGTTGCGACCATCAACGGCAACTAA
- a CDS encoding EAL domain-containing protein, with product MVGDSRQLQIKEVFTNELLCCDEQTSLYDAVAKMRANRVSSIFITQDDNIVGIWTESDCVKLDFNDKNFTQRAIRTVMTTPVQRITIDKTLSEATVKFHQLGIRHLLVVDDQGKPCGVVSLSDIVRSQGLDHYLHFRPIEQHYDANVMILDSEECVSVVIATMREHKLTAVLIYNKALDEYGIITQRDIAYIILNPDWRQPCWQLASYPMLATTPKDSLFDAYRLMTVNSIRHLVVKCPDTEQVIGLLALKNVLTEIETAYCSELEKVLVQRDIALQKSQKNLYLANRIIDASLDGIMITKSNGEIMQINPAFTALTGYKDYEVIGKNPNMLSSGLHDETYYEQMWQALKSNGVWQGEICNRRKNGDVYVEWLTIIEIREPSSEEVLYAAIFSDITERKNAEEKIARLAYFDELTGLPNRRLFYDRLSMALASAHRYQQQLSVMFIDLDRFKEVNDSLGHSAGDELLVQVSERIKGILNEGDTLARLGGDEFVVLLTEVNGMSEVTDFADSVLMALSAPFQLGDMQVAATASMGAAIYPDDGHDSETLLKHADVAMYRSKEVGRNSFQLFEASMNARSFERLSMLSRFQKALENNEFELHFQPLQCLSSSRIASVECLLRWQDPNLGTISPGQFIPLAEELGLIIQLDQWVINKACQHLAQWQRDGIDIERIAINISASHVSQGDLYGCILEALNKHQVEGKYLELELTESSFISNLHEAKYTLKKLKELGIRLALDDFGTGYSALSYLTKLPIDTLKIDASFIAKIPDEYGNSEIVSAIIAMAKALKLHVVAEGVEKAVQKRYLRKLGCHSIQGYVFCKPLAEDAWSEFYESEKVIS from the coding sequence ATGGTTGGTGATTCGCGCCAGTTACAGATTAAAGAAGTGTTTACCAATGAGCTGTTGTGTTGTGATGAACAAACCAGCTTATACGATGCGGTGGCAAAAATGCGTGCTAACCGAGTGAGCTCTATCTTTATTACTCAAGATGACAACATCGTCGGGATCTGGACGGAGTCGGATTGTGTTAAGTTAGACTTTAACGACAAAAACTTTACCCAACGCGCCATTAGAACCGTGATGACCACACCGGTTCAGCGTATCACCATCGATAAAACCCTCAGTGAAGCCACGGTAAAATTCCATCAGCTTGGGATCCGTCATCTGCTGGTGGTCGATGACCAAGGTAAGCCATGTGGTGTGGTTTCCCTGTCTGATATTGTCCGCAGCCAAGGTCTTGACCACTATTTACACTTTCGCCCTATTGAACAGCATTATGATGCCAATGTCATGATCCTCGACAGCGAAGAGTGCGTTTCTGTGGTCATTGCCACTATGCGCGAGCATAAGCTCACTGCGGTGCTGATCTACAATAAGGCGTTAGACGAATACGGGATCATCACCCAGCGCGACATTGCCTATATTATTCTTAATCCCGATTGGCGTCAGCCATGCTGGCAATTAGCCAGTTACCCTATGCTTGCTACTACCCCCAAAGACAGCTTATTTGACGCTTACCGCTTAATGACGGTTAATTCTATCCGGCATTTAGTGGTTAAGTGCCCTGATACAGAGCAAGTGATTGGCTTGCTAGCACTGAAAAACGTGTTGACCGAAATAGAAACGGCCTATTGCAGTGAACTGGAAAAGGTTTTGGTACAGCGTGATATTGCATTGCAAAAATCGCAAAAGAACCTGTACCTCGCGAACCGTATCATTGATGCTTCCTTAGATGGCATTATGATCACCAAAAGCAATGGCGAGATCATGCAGATCAACCCTGCTTTTACTGCCCTTACAGGTTATAAAGACTACGAGGTGATTGGCAAAAACCCCAATATGTTAAGCTCGGGACTGCATGATGAAACCTATTATGAACAAATGTGGCAGGCGCTGAAAAGCAATGGCGTGTGGCAAGGGGAGATCTGTAACCGCAGAAAAAATGGTGATGTGTATGTTGAGTGGTTGACCATCATTGAGATCAGAGAGCCCTCTAGCGAAGAAGTATTGTATGCGGCGATTTTCAGTGACATTACCGAGCGTAAAAATGCCGAAGAGAAGATAGCACGGCTAGCTTACTTTGATGAATTAACTGGCTTACCGAATCGACGTTTATTCTATGATCGGCTCTCGATGGCGCTGGCTTCGGCACACCGTTACCAGCAGCAACTTAGCGTTATGTTCATCGATCTCGACCGCTTTAAAGAAGTCAATGATTCCCTCGGCCACAGTGCTGGTGATGAGCTATTAGTGCAAGTCAGCGAGCGAATTAAAGGGATCTTAAATGAGGGTGACACCCTAGCGCGGTTGGGCGGCGATGAGTTCGTGGTGTTGCTCACCGAAGTCAATGGCATGTCAGAGGTCACAGACTTTGCTGACTCGGTTTTGATGGCGCTCTCGGCGCCATTCCAATTAGGAGATATGCAGGTGGCTGCCACCGCCTCCATGGGCGCGGCAATTTACCCCGATGACGGTCACGACTCTGAAACCTTGTTAAAACACGCGGATGTTGCCATGTATCGCTCCAAAGAAGTGGGGCGCAACTCGTTCCAGCTGTTTGAAGCGTCAATGAATGCCCGTTCGTTTGAGCGCTTGTCGATGTTAAGTCGCTTCCAAAAAGCGCTTGAGAACAACGAATTTGAACTGCACTTTCAACCGCTTCAGTGTCTTAGCAGTAGTCGAATTGCCAGCGTTGAGTGTTTGCTGCGGTGGCAGGATCCCAATCTTGGTACGATTTCACCGGGGCAGTTTATTCCCTTGGCTGAGGAGCTTGGGCTTATCATTCAACTGGATCAATGGGTGATTAATAAAGCCTGTCAGCACCTAGCGCAATGGCAACGAGATGGCATCGATATTGAGCGTATTGCCATTAATATCTCCGCCTCTCATGTTAGTCAGGGGGATCTTTATGGCTGCATTCTCGAGGCCTTGAATAAACACCAGGTGGAAGGTAAATACTTGGAACTGGAACTCACCGAGAGCAGCTTTATAAGTAACTTACATGAAGCGAAATACACCCTGAAGAAATTAAAAGAGCTGGGCATCCGCCTCGCCTTAGATGATTTTGGCACCGGTTATTCAGCGTTGAGTTATTTAACCAAATTACCCATTGATACTTTAAAAATAGACGCCAGTTTTATTGCCAAAATCCCTGATGAGTACGGCAACAGCGAAATTGTCAGTGCCATTATTGCCATGGCCAAAGCGCTGAAATTGCATGTGGTCGCTGAAGGGGTCGAAAAGGCGGTGCAGAAGCGTTACCTGCGCAAGCTCGGGTGTCATAGCATTCAAGGGTACGTCTTCTGCAAGCCGTTGGCAGAAGACGCATGGAGTGAGTTTTACGAGTCAGAGAAAGTGATTTCGTAA
- a CDS encoding DUF4144 family protein yields the protein MAKKTYPRLLVLDQSIEFIDSEAAFFDSLHGLDEATKRDTFYILEDGQCFDLAGNKVTTLGMAELTALVQQQLIAEGQCCVSKLQLQDVSQAFSLLSEWA from the coding sequence ATGGCCAAAAAAACCTACCCACGACTGCTGGTATTAGACCAAAGTATTGAGTTTATTGACTCTGAAGCCGCGTTTTTCGATAGTCTACACGGCCTTGATGAAGCGACTAAGCGTGATACCTTTTATATCTTAGAAGACGGTCAATGTTTTGATTTGGCAGGGAATAAGGTCACCACTCTGGGAATGGCGGAGTTGACAGCCTTAGTGCAGCAACAACTCATTGCCGAAGGCCAGTGCTGTGTCAGTAAACTGCAGCTACAAGATGTCTCTCAAGCGTTTAGCCTGCTGTCTGAATGGGCGTAA
- a CDS encoding histone deacetylase family protein: MRTAIITHPNCRKHKMIADHPECPARLDAISDRLLASGLDIALEHKSAPKAEPEHYALVHDQAMIAEVMNKVPEQGLAELDGDTWLCPDSFKAIERAVGAGLLAVDEILAGELEAAFCAVRPPGHHANQSTSSGFCVFNNVAIATAYAKSKGVERIAILDFDVHHGNGTQDIFNQDHSVLFCSLFQYPFYPNTAIENHQSLINSPLPAGAGGDDLKALFLQQWLPKLEAFAPQLIFISAGFDGHLEDEMGGLQFVEQDYHWFTEQVVAFAKQHGCLGIISYLEGGYDFSSLGRSAVMHLKALVEDS; encoded by the coding sequence ATGCGCACTGCCATTATTACCCACCCGAATTGTAGAAAACATAAGATGATTGCCGATCACCCTGAGTGTCCGGCACGGCTAGATGCTATTTCCGATCGTCTGTTGGCTTCGGGGTTGGATATTGCTCTGGAGCACAAAAGTGCACCGAAAGCAGAACCTGAGCACTATGCTTTGGTGCACGACCAAGCGATGATAGCCGAAGTGATGAATAAAGTTCCTGAGCAGGGACTGGCTGAGCTTGATGGTGATACTTGGCTTTGCCCCGATTCATTTAAAGCCATTGAGCGTGCTGTGGGGGCTGGATTGCTGGCTGTGGATGAAATACTGGCCGGAGAGTTAGAAGCGGCATTTTGTGCTGTGCGCCCACCTGGCCACCATGCTAATCAAAGCACCTCATCTGGGTTTTGTGTTTTTAATAATGTCGCGATTGCCACAGCCTACGCCAAAAGCAAAGGGGTAGAGCGGATCGCTATTTTAGACTTTGACGTGCACCATGGGAATGGTACCCAAGATATCTTTAACCAAGATCACAGTGTGTTATTTTGTTCACTGTTCCAATACCCCTTTTACCCTAATACCGCCATCGAAAATCACCAATCGTTGATCAACTCACCTTTGCCGGCAGGCGCCGGTGGTGACGATCTAAAAGCGTTATTTTTACAACAGTGGCTACCGAAGCTTGAAGCCTTTGCGCCACAATTGATTTTTATCAGTGCCGGCTTTGATGGCCACTTGGAAGACGAAATGGGTGGTTTGCAGTTTGTCGAGCAAGACTACCACTGGTTTACCGAGCAAGTCGTGGCGTTTGCCAAGCAGCACGGTTGTTTGGGGATTATTTCTTACCTTGAAGGTGGCTATGATTTTTCGTCTCTGGGTCGTAGTGCTGTAATGCACCTAAAAGCGCTGGTGGAAGACAGCTAG
- a CDS encoding serine hydrolase encodes MKIKKWLLSSGLLAVSALSTVASATVIQQDVDKAVKQAMERFDIPGLAIGIVENGKVVMTKGYGVTHLANPTAVNADTLFGIASNTKAFTAAALAMLVDQGKLNWDDKVIQHIPEFTLYDAYATREMTIRDLLSHRSGLGLGAGDLMIWPDTDKTMAELIAGIAKLKPSSSFRSQYAYNNLMFVMAGEVVSRVSGKDWRDFVEQEMFVPLDMDDSKAGFSRIPSSNTNWATGHIPMDGELTPFFVNYLEDFRGAGAIASNVDDMTKWLQTQLNQGVMPSGKVLFSDNQQRQMWHPHIMRLPSNKAAATYQQQFKGYGLGWGIEDYFGYKKVGHGGGILGMVSQVAMIPEKKLGVVILSNQQKYPALSAIVNEVFEDALGLEEKDWVTLIADDYFAKREELYAQAGVIEVAEPQPALPLQHYTGTLISDWYGDVVIELLDGDLRIDFTHTKQLKGTLQHHSGNTFVVRWDEPLLEADAYINFTVDKSQQVSTAEMEFVNPKISDFSFDFHDLALHAKDVGH; translated from the coding sequence ATGAAAATAAAAAAATGGTTACTATCATCTGGGCTGCTGGCTGTTAGCGCTCTAAGCACGGTGGCCAGTGCCACGGTGATTCAACAAGATGTCGATAAGGCTGTCAAGCAGGCTATGGAGCGCTTTGATATTCCAGGCCTGGCGATTGGTATCGTGGAAAACGGCAAGGTTGTTATGACCAAAGGGTATGGTGTTACCCACTTAGCCAACCCCACGGCGGTGAATGCCGATACTTTATTCGGTATTGCTTCGAATACCAAAGCATTTACCGCGGCGGCACTGGCAATGTTAGTGGATCAAGGCAAGCTCAACTGGGATGATAAAGTGATTCAACACATCCCTGAATTTACCCTTTATGATGCCTATGCAACGCGAGAAATGACCATTCGCGACTTATTAAGTCATCGCAGTGGATTGGGGCTTGGGGCCGGTGACTTAATGATTTGGCCTGATACCGATAAGACCATGGCCGAGTTAATTGCTGGCATTGCTAAGCTAAAACCCAGCTCAAGCTTTCGCAGTCAATACGCCTACAACAACTTAATGTTTGTTATGGCAGGGGAGGTGGTAAGCCGAGTCAGTGGCAAAGATTGGCGTGATTTTGTTGAGCAAGAAATGTTTGTGCCCTTAGACATGGATGACTCCAAGGCTGGTTTTTCACGTATTCCCAGCAGCAATACCAACTGGGCGACTGGCCATATTCCAATGGACGGCGAGCTGACGCCGTTTTTTGTTAACTATCTCGAAGATTTTCGTGGCGCAGGTGCCATTGCCTCCAATGTTGATGATATGACTAAGTGGTTACAAACTCAGTTAAATCAAGGAGTCATGCCATCTGGAAAGGTGCTATTCAGTGACAATCAGCAACGGCAAATGTGGCATCCGCACATTATGCGCTTACCCTCAAATAAAGCGGCAGCAACGTACCAACAACAATTTAAAGGCTATGGCTTAGGCTGGGGCATTGAAGACTATTTTGGCTATAAGAAAGTAGGCCATGGCGGCGGCATTTTGGGCATGGTGTCACAAGTGGCGATGATCCCTGAGAAAAAGCTAGGCGTGGTGATATTGTCGAATCAGCAAAAATACCCAGCGTTATCGGCTATCGTTAATGAGGTGTTTGAAGACGCCCTTGGACTGGAAGAGAAAGATTGGGTCACCCTGATCGCCGATGACTATTTTGCCAAGCGCGAGGAGCTGTATGCTCAAGCCGGCGTTATTGAGGTTGCCGAGCCGCAACCGGCCTTACCACTACAGCACTACACCGGCACATTAATCAGCGACTGGTACGGTGATGTGGTTATTGAGTTATTGGATGGTGATTTACGCATTGATTTCACTCATACCAAACAGCTCAAGGGGACCTTGCAGCATCACAGTGGCAATACCTTTGTGGTGCGCTGGGATGAACCTTTACTCGAAGCAGATGCCTACATCAACTTTACTGTTGATAAGTCGCAGCAAGTGAGTACTGCCGAGATGGAGTTTGTGAACCCTAAGATCAGCGATTTTAGTTTTGATTTTCATGATTTGGCGCTCCATGCCAAAGACGTTGGTCATTAA
- a CDS encoding LysE family transporter, giving the protein MLAYLDEFILIALAHFFAVASPGPDFAIVLKQSVQQGRANALWTSAGVGVGILVHVSYCLLGVALLLSQSPLLFTSVQYLAAAYLAYLGVQALRTAKPQPQQANTAKAAAIESHWLAFKRGFLVNALNPKATLFFLSLFTLVIEPSTPTGVQLFYGLYMALATWLWFSFLSLILSKQQVRAFFHRAGHWFDRGIGVILLLLAVRLVV; this is encoded by the coding sequence ATGCTCGCTTACCTGGATGAGTTTATTTTAATCGCTCTGGCGCACTTTTTTGCCGTTGCCAGTCCAGGTCCTGACTTTGCAATAGTTCTAAAGCAAAGTGTCCAGCAAGGTCGAGCCAACGCGCTGTGGACCAGTGCTGGAGTTGGCGTTGGCATACTCGTGCATGTCAGCTACTGCCTCTTAGGTGTGGCGTTGTTGTTATCACAGTCGCCGTTGTTATTCACCAGTGTACAGTATTTAGCGGCAGCGTATTTAGCTTACCTAGGTGTGCAAGCGTTGCGCACGGCTAAACCGCAGCCGCAACAAGCAAACACGGCTAAAGCTGCGGCTATTGAGTCACATTGGCTGGCGTTTAAACGCGGCTTTTTGGTTAATGCCCTAAACCCAAAAGCAACGCTGTTTTTCCTTTCACTTTTTACCCTAGTGATTGAACCCAGTACGCCCACTGGGGTGCAGCTGTTTTATGGCCTTTATATGGCGCTGGCGACTTGGCTGTGGTTTTCGTTTTTGTCTTTAATATTATCTAAGCAGCAGGTGCGGGCGTTTTTTCATCGTGCAGGGCATTGGTTTGACCGCGGCATTGGTGTGATATTGTTGCTGCTTGCAGTAAGATTGGTGGTGTAA